CTGCGGATCGATGCCCGAATGCACCCGTTTGCGGTACGCCTCGAAGGCGCTCGATCCCTTGAGGACGCTCACCCAGCGCTGCACCTGCATCGCCCGCCCGGTGGGATCGGCAATCGCCTGCGCGTCGATGCCTCGGAAGCGGCTTTGCAGTACCCGCAGGCCGTTGTCGCCGCGCTCGAGCATCTGCCCCGCGCGCATGAAGGCCCAGCCCTCGTCGCGCGGGAGGGTGGCAAACGCGATGCCGAAGAAAAACTGTGAGGCGTCGCGCGCCGCGTTGCAGTACTCGAACAGGCCGTCGCGCTCAAGCACCGCGCTGCCCTCGAAGCACAGGTTGAGGTAGGTGCGGTTCAGGGACTCCCACATCTCGCTGGGGATGCGGTCGCGCAGGCCACGCGCGTTCTCACGGGCGCGCGAGATGGACGACGCGATGCTCGACGGGTTCTCGCGGTCAAAGGCGAGCCAGGCGCTCACCGAGCGGGCGTCCACCCGGCCATAGCGGGCGCGGAGTTCGGCGTCGCCTCCCGTGAGTTCGAGAAGCGGCAGCCAGATCTCGCGGGCGCGGCCTCCCATCTCCAGGCTGGCGAAGTAGTTGACGTTCAGAAGCCGGGCAGTGTTTTCGGCACGCTCGACGTAACGGCCAATCCAGAACAGGTTCTCGGCGAGACGCGAAAGCAGCAGCATCAGCGCTCTCCCCCTTTCTCGGTGTCGTGCGGCTCGATCAGCGGCGGGTCGATGATCTCCCGGCTCTCCAGCTCAGCCTCGAGCTCCGGCTTTTCGAGCTGCTGCTGGTAGGAGTGCTGTTCCTGCGGGTGCCCCCCCTGGCCCTGCGTCTGGGGGCCGCCTTCCACCCGCAGCGCGGTGGAAAAGGGCTGCGGACTCGGAGCGTGACCCTCCAGGGGATCGTGACTCTGGTCGTAGGCGTGGACCCGGGCCTGCTCGGCCAGGGCTTCGCGGCGCTCGGGCTGCGGGTTGTCCATGCCGAGCGGCACGGCCCCGAAGCCCCCCTGAAATTGGCTCTGGCTCTGGCTCTGCGTCCCGGCGCCCTGGGCCTGGCTCTGGACCTGACTCTGCACCTCGCCGTGCAGCAGCTGGCTCATGCTTGCGAGCGGCCCTGGGCCATCGTGGTCAAGGACCCAGGTGTCTTTGGAGCCGCCCCCCTGCGATGAATTCACGACCAGGCTGCCCCGGCGCAGCGCCACGCGGGTCAGGCCCCCCGGCACGATGGTGACCTCCTGGGGCCCCACCAGGATGTAGGGGCGCAGGTCCACGTGCGCAGGCTCAAACTCATCGGAGTCCGAGTAGAAGGTGGGGTGGCGCGAGAGGCCCACCACCGGCTGCGCGATGAATTCGCGCGGATCGGCGCGCACCTTCTCCAGGTAGGTCCTGACCTCCTCGCGGGTCGCGACGGGACCGATCAGCATGCCGTAGCCGCCGGCCTCCCCGACCGCCTTGAACACGAGTTCCTCCGCGTGCTCGAGCATGTAGCCGAGGTGCTCGGGGTTCCAGCCCAGGTAGGTGGGCACATTGGCGAGCAGCGGCTTCTCGTTCAGGTAATACTCGATCATCGCGGGCACGTAGGCGTACACCGCCTTGTCGTCGGCCACGCCAGTGCCGATCGCGTTGGCAATCGCCACCCGGCCATGCCGGTAGACGTCGACCAGTCCCGCCACCCCAAGCGCCGAGTCGGGGCGGAACGCGAGGGGGTCGAGGAAGTCGTCGTCCACCCGGCGGTAGATCACGTCCACCTGCCGCCTCCCCCCCGTGGTTCGCATCCACACCCGGCCCCCGTCCACGAAGAGATCACGCCCCTCAACGAGTTCGACCCCCATCTGCTGGGCGAGGTAGGCGTGCTCGAAATAGGCCGAGTTGTACATGCCCGGCGTGAGCAACACCACCGTGCCGTCCTCACGCGGCGACATCGACTGAAGCAGCGCCAGCAGCGCCGTCGCGTAGTGCTGCACCGAGCGCACGCCCTGCCCCTCGAACATGCCGGGGTAGATGCGGCGCATTGCGTCGCGGTTGGAGAGCAGGTACGAGACCCCACTCGGCGAACGCAGATTGTCCTCGAGTACCAGGTACTCGCCCGCCTCGTTGCGGATCAGGTCTGTCCCGACGATGTGCGTGTAGATGCCCTGCGGGACACTCACGCCGTGCACCTCCCGCCGGAAATGTGACGAGGTGTAGACGAGTTCGGAGGGAATCACCCCGTCTCTGAGGATCTGCCCTTCGTGATAAATGTCGTGGAGAAACGCGTTGAGTGCCCGCACCCGCTGGGTCAGGCCCGCTTCGAGGTGCGCCCACTCGCCTGCCGGAATGA
The DNA window shown above is from Deinococcus reticulitermitis and carries:
- a CDS encoding circularly permuted type 2 ATP-grasp protein; translated protein: MNYDPGQRFFDEMFTPAGELRPHYEGVRKYLEQLGVPEFSRRTELLDVAFRNQGITFTVYSDAQGTERTFPFDPVPRIIPAGEWAHLEAGLTQRVRALNAFLHDIYHEGQILRDGVIPSELVYTSSHFRREVHGVSVPQGIYTHIVGTDLIRNEAGEYLVLEDNLRSPSGVSYLLSNRDAMRRIYPGMFEGQGVRSVQHYATALLALLQSMSPREDGTVVLLTPGMYNSAYFEHAYLAQQMGVELVEGRDLFVDGGRVWMRTTGGRRQVDVIYRRVDDDFLDPLAFRPDSALGVAGLVDVYRHGRVAIANAIGTGVADDKAVYAYVPAMIEYYLNEKPLLANVPTYLGWNPEHLGYMLEHAEELVFKAVGEAGGYGMLIGPVATREEVRTYLEKVRADPREFIAQPVVGLSRHPTFYSDSDEFEPAHVDLRPYILVGPQEVTIVPGGLTRVALRRGSLVVNSSQGGGSKDTWVLDHDGPGPLASMSQLLHGEVQSQVQSQAQGAGTQSQSQSQFQGGFGAVPLGMDNPQPERREALAEQARVHAYDQSHDPLEGHAPSPQPFSTALRVEGGPQTQGQGGHPQEQHSYQQQLEKPELEAELESREIIDPPLIEPHDTEKGGER
- a CDS encoding alpha-E domain-containing protein, with protein sequence MLLLSRLAENLFWIGRYVERAENTARLLNVNYFASLEMGGRAREIWLPLLELTGGDAELRARYGRVDARSVSAWLAFDRENPSSIASSISRARENARGLRDRIPSEMWESLNRTYLNLCFEGSAVLERDGLFEYCNAARDASQFFFGIAFATLPRDEGWAFMRAGQMLERGDNGLRVLQSRFRGIDAQAIADPTGRAMQVQRWVSVLKGSSAFEAYRKRVHSGIDPQRIGEFLLLDEYFPRSVRYSAENLHDALTQIERSHPGQHPEILRLSRWLVARLQYAEVSDILDQDNPSLEELIGEFNRVGAAITRAYFQQE